The window CACTGAAATCCTTTGACTTCTGCAAACGTTTGAACCATTCACGGTCATGGACATAAATTCTTTTATCTGCCGGAACGGAAGATGAAATAATCAGACCTTCCGGATCGCATATGCCTATCATCAGATACTCTTGTGTCGCCATGCCTAAATTTTGAATAAGTTCCGTTTCCATCTGGATGTTCTGTTTTATCAGCTCACTTGAGTATGCGAGGGACAGGAGAAGCTGCCTGCATCCTTCTACAAGACGGGCGGCGCCGGATGCGCTTAGTTCAGCGGTTTTCAATCCGTCTTTTTTAATTTTAAGGATATTTTCATTTCTCTCGATTATTATTCGGGTAAACATAAGCAGGCTTACAGGCACCATGGCGAGAATGACGAGCACCATGAGGCGGAAACGCAAGCCCGAAAGCCAGGATTTCATTCCGGTGACCCCTCCTTATCCCCAACACAAACTCCTCATGGATATTTCAATTATGTAGTCTTATATCTCAAGCTATAATTTAAAATATTAATGTTTATATTTCACGGGTCAATGCCTTCAATCAGAAAGTATCCAGGGAAGGCGCAAGGAAAATTTCTCATCAGAGGTATGATTATCTAAAAATATTGCATTGAGGACTTCTTGAATTCCCGCTTGCTCCAGAAGATTTTATAGTCTCTGAGGCCTGTTTCCTCTGAAATCATGTTTATCAGATCTTGAAGTTCCTTTTTTGTTCTCGCATGAATCATTGTGAAGATATTATATGCACCGAAATCAGGACGTTCATAGCAGTGGGTTATGGCCTCATATCCGGAAAGCTCTTTACCGGCCTCTTCCACCCTTTCCTCTTTAACCGCCCATGTCACGATTGCATTTGCCAGAATGCCGGCCTTCTGATGCCTAAGAATTGCCTTGAAATCACGGATGATGCCGTTTTCTTTGAACATCTTCAAGCGGTTTATAAGCTCTTCCTGAGATATTCCGAGTTCTGCGGCCCATAAAGCAAAAGGCTCTTTACATACAGGGAGATCGCCCTGAGCGAGCCTTAATATATCCATATCGATCTTATCCAGCTCTTTCATGGTATGCAATGTAGCCACAGAACTCTGCTGCTTTCAATGACAATACTTGATTGACTGAAAACCGTCAGTCCGGGGCGCTAAAATTATCCTTTAAGCTGCCCTTCTTTCTTTTTGTGATCATCCTTTCTGTCAACCTGACAGGCACTGCTCATTCATGTCTGAACGCCGAACCTGGGCAGAATAAACACCTGCAGGATAAACCACAGTACTATTATGCCAATAAAAATCAGTGCTTCACTCATGATGACAAGCCTCTCTCAATCATTGCCGAGAGCTGTTCTTTGGGTCTTGATCCCAGCATGGATTCCCTTACCTGTCCTTTGTTGAAAAGAACAAGCATCGGAATGCTCCTGACTGAATATTCCCGCGATACTGCCGGATTTTCGTCAACATTTACTTTAACGATATTGACCTTACCGCTGTAATCCTTTGCCAGATCTTCAAGAACCGGGGCTATAGCCCTGCACGGTCCGCACCACGGGGCCCAGAAATCAACCAGTGCAGGCATTTCGGAGTTGATTACCATAGCATCGAAGTCACTGTCCGTTGCATGTTTTACAAGGCTTTCTGTTTCCATCATAGTTTCTCCTTTTAACCTGTTTATATTTTTATGCATGTTCAGCATATTTGATGTTCTTAATATAGGGCTTGATGGTAACTGTTGTAATTGATTTGAATCAAGAAAATCGATTTGTCTTCAAATCATGGCTGATTAGCTATTGACCTTATGCACATAATTACATAAGGTATGTACATGAAAATTGAACAGGCAAAGATCAAAGCGGAAATATTGAAGGCACTGGCCCACCCTGTGCGCATAATCCTTGTGGATGCACTCAGCAGGGGCGACATGTGCGTTTGCGACATGAACACACTGGTGAATGTAGACCAGTCAAATGTATCGCGACATCTCGCTGTTTTAAAGAAGGCCGGAATAGTGAGCGAACGCAGAGATGGCATGCGGGTTATACATCATCTCGAGACGCCATGCATACTGAATGCAGTCGGCTGTGCTGAAAACGTACTCATGGAAAGGCTCGCCCGTCAGGCAAAATTAATGAAAAAGGATTGATATATGAATAAAGAACTTAAAATACTTTTGTACCTGATAGCGGCCTTTGCAATAATTTTCTTTCTGCCTGTAGATTCCCTGCGTTTTCAGGGCGCCGTAATCGAAGCTTTCAGACTTCTCAGATGGTATGCCAGGGAGCACGTACTTTTATGTCTGGTGCCAGCCTTTTTCATAGCAGGAGCAATCGGTGTGTTCATTTCGCAGGCGTCGGTCATGAAATACTTCGGGCCTACAGCCAAGAAATGGCTTTCATATTCTGTTGCTTCGGTATCCGGAACAGTGCTTGCGGTGTGCTCCTGCACGGTGCTTCCTCTTTTCGGCGGCATATACATGCGCGGCGCAGGCCTTGGTCCAGCCATAGCCTTTTTGTATTCCGGCCCTGCAATAAATGTTCTGGCAATCGTGCTTACCGCCAGAGTCATCGGCTGGGAAATGGGGCTGGCACGAGCAATAGGAGCTGTCTTGTTCAGTATTGTCATAGGGCTTTTGATGCACTTTATTTTTATCAAGGAAGAGCGCGCCAAGGTTCAGGCGGCAGGTGAAGTCTATTACGGCGATGATATAGAAAACGAAAGACCGCTCTGGCAGACCGTGCTGTTCTTCTTTTCCATGATAGGGATACTGGTCTTTGCCAACTGGGGCAGACCGGTTGAGACAACTGGAATATGGCACGCAATCTTCTCGGCAAAATGGGTTGTTACAGCATTATTCGGCATCATGTTCGCAGCCGTGTTGTGGCGTTTTTTCAAGGTTAAATTTCTCTATCTGTTAATCGGCGCAGTTGCAACCGCCGCCATGACATTCGTCATGCCCGGCATGCCTTCTATGGCCGTCACGGCAGGAGTCATTGCACTTTCAATAATTACTTTTTATTCCGGTTCGGAAATGACCGACTGGAGAGAACAGACATGGGGGTTTGCAAAACAGATAACGCCTCTGCTTTTCGGGGGCGTTCTTGTAGCAGGATTTCTTCTTGGAAGTCCTGAATCCAAGGATGCAGGAATAATCCCAAGCATCTGGATTCAGGCCTTTGTCGGTAATACGCCCGAGGCTTTCATGTCACTTACGGGTATGATTGGTGAAGCTCCTGCCTGGCTTAATCTGATATGGCCGGTGTGGACTAACTTTTTCGCTTCACTTTCAGGTGCATTGATGTATTTTGCAACGCTTACCGAAGTGCCGATAGTAAGAGGGCTTATCGACAGCGGCATGGGACAGGGCCCTGCACTCGCGCTGCTGCTTGCCGGACCGGCGCTGTCTCTTCCCAGCATGCTGGTTATAAACAGTGTGATCGGCCCCAGGAAGACACTTGTTTATATAATTCTGGTTGTAATTATGGCGACAATATCAGGGATGGTCTACGGAGCAATCGTTTAAAAAACTATTCGGAGGAATTTTTATGAAAAAGATACAGATACTCGGAACAGGGTGCCCGAAATGCAACATGCTCAAGGCAAATGCCGAAACAGCAATCAAGGAGCTTGGAATTGATGCAGAGATCGAAAAGATTTCAGATATTAAAGAAATCATGAATTTCGGTGTAATGAGCACGCCCGCCATAGCAATAGACGGTAAGGTCATCAGCGCGGGCAAGGTTTTAAAGCCGGAAGATATAAAAAAACATCTAAGCTGAATGTCTTAAATTTATTCATCTTACATGCTTTTCATAAAGGAGAAAATTATGAGAAAATATTTATTGCTGCTGGTTGCTTTTGCATTTGTCTTTTGTCCTGTCCTTGCTGATGCAGCCGCTAAGGCAGATACAAAATACATCGTGTATTATTTCCGCACTACAGGCCGCTGCCATTCATGCATCCAGATGGAGAAGATGACAAAAGAGACCATTGAGAAGGATTTTGCAAAAGAGGTTAAAAGCGGCCTTGTTGAATTCCGCTCGGTCGATGTTGAGACTCCTCAAAATAAGCATTACATAAAAGATTACGGGCTTTACACAAAATCAGTCATTATTTCCGAAGTAAAAAACGGCAAGGAAACCCGCTGGAAGAACCTGGATCAGATATGGAAAAAATTAAGGAATGAATATGAATTCAGGCTCTATATCTCTGATGAATTAAGACAGTTTATGAAAGGCGCTAAATAGATGACGTTGCTGGATATCTGGGCAGCCATGTGGCTGGGGATACTCACTTCCATCAGCCCCTGCCCTCTTGCAACCAACATTGCGGCCATTTCCTACATAGGCAAGGACATGACATCTCACATGAAGGTGTTCGTCTCCGGCATCGCCTATACAACAGGAAGGGTCTTTGCCTATGCGGCTGTGGGCGTTATGTTGAGCGCCGGGCTTTCATCCGTGCCGGATGTCGCCAACTTCCTTCAAAGATATATGAACGCCATTTTAGGCCCCATGCTTTTCATAACAGGCATATTCCTGTTCGGTTTTATCAATATCAGCCTGCCGGGAATAAACGCCGACAGGTTTAAAAAACTTGCAGGAAAAGGCATGGTTACAGGGCCGTTCCTTCTTGGGATAATTTTTTCACTTGCATTCTGCCCGGTTTCAGCGGCTCTGTTTTTCGGCAGCCTCATACCGCTTGCGCTTTCAGTGAAATCGCCGGTCATGTTTCCGTCATTATATGGTTTCGGAACCGGTCTGCCTGTCATCCTTTTTGCCTTCCTCATCGCTTTCGGTATGCATTCGCTTGGCAGTTTCTTCAAAGGAATCACCCGTTTTGAAAAATGGGCGAGATACGCAACCGGAATAATTTTTGTGCTGGTCGGCGGATACTATGCCCTCATCTACACATTTAAAATAATCTAGAAAGAGAAGTATGAAGATGAAAAAGATTGAGATTATCGGTCCGGGGTGCCCCTTCTGCAAAACTCTGTATAAAAGGGTTGAAGAAGTCGTAATGGAAAACGGAATCGAGGCTCAGGTCGAGCATATTAAGGATTTCAGCGCATTTATCAAATATTTTCCCAGAACCCCGGTTTTAAAGATGGACGGCCAGGTTCTGCATAATGGCAAAATCCTTCCGGACAAGGCGAAGATAAAAAACATGCTGGTCTGATGATGAATCAAACGGCATGAATAAAAAGATAAGGAGAGCTATTATGAAAAAGACAGTTATCGCATTAACGGTTGTTTCATTGCTGGTTCTCGGAATTTCCGCCGAAGCGTCGGCAAAAACGGGCTATAACTGGAGAGGCAGCGGCGGATGGGGAACAGGCACGCCTTATCAGAGCCTTTTTGATCCTTCAAAACTCGAAACAGTAAAGGGCGTAATCGAATCTGTCGAAATGATAAATCCCATGAAAGGCGTACATAATGCGGTTGCTCTGATTCTAAAAACAGACAAGGAAAGTCTAACCGTTCACCTTGGACCTGACTGGTATATTTCAAGACTGGATACAAAACTGAATAAGGGAGATACCATCGAAGTTAAAGGCGCAAAGGCCATTTATTCAGGGAAAACTTTTATAATCGCCTCCGAGATTAAAAAGGGAGATGCCACTCTTGTCCTGAGAAATGATAATGGCATACCTGTCTGGGCAGGGTGGCGCAAGCAGTAGGTTAACCAATTCTTAAGCCGGATTCAACATTTGGATCCGGCTTAAAAATCATTTGAATTGAATACATTATAGATAACCAATTCTTAAGTTATATTAAAAATTTCGGCAACGTCATACATCTGATTATCGGTATGACATTTATTATCGTTTCTCTGCGCATGCTC is drawn from Desulfomonilia bacterium and contains these coding sequences:
- a CDS encoding Lrp/AsnC family transcriptional regulator, whose translation is MATLHTMKELDKIDMDILRLAQGDLPVCKEPFALWAAELGISQEELINRLKMFKENGIIRDFKAILRHQKAGILANAIVTWAVKEERVEEAGKELSGYEAITHCYERPDFGAYNIFTMIHARTKKELQDLINMISEETGLRDYKIFWSKREFKKSSMQYF
- the trxA gene encoding thioredoxin; the encoded protein is METESLVKHATDSDFDAMVINSEMPALVDFWAPWCGPCRAIAPVLEDLAKDYSGKVNIVKVNVDENPAVSREYSVRSIPMLVLFNKGQVRESMLGSRPKEQLSAMIERGLSS
- a CDS encoding metalloregulator ArsR/SmtB family transcription factor, which translates into the protein MKIEQAKIKAEILKALAHPVRIILVDALSRGDMCVCDMNTLVNVDQSNVSRHLAVLKKAGIVSERRDGMRVIHHLETPCILNAVGCAENVLMERLARQAKLMKKD
- a CDS encoding permease, which produces MNKELKILLYLIAAFAIIFFLPVDSLRFQGAVIEAFRLLRWYAREHVLLCLVPAFFIAGAIGVFISQASVMKYFGPTAKKWLSYSVASVSGTVLAVCSCTVLPLFGGIYMRGAGLGPAIAFLYSGPAINVLAIVLTARVIGWEMGLARAIGAVLFSIVIGLLMHFIFIKEERAKVQAAGEVYYGDDIENERPLWQTVLFFFSMIGILVFANWGRPVETTGIWHAIFSAKWVVTALFGIMFAAVLWRFFKVKFLYLLIGAVATAAMTFVMPGMPSMAVTAGVIALSIITFYSGSEMTDWREQTWGFAKQITPLLFGGVLVAGFLLGSPESKDAGIIPSIWIQAFVGNTPEAFMSLTGMIGEAPAWLNLIWPVWTNFFASLSGALMYFATLTEVPIVRGLIDSGMGQGPALALLLAGPALSLPSMLVINSVIGPRKTLVYIILVVIMATISGMVYGAIV
- a CDS encoding thioredoxin family protein, with the protein product MKKIQILGTGCPKCNMLKANAETAIKELGIDAEIEKISDIKEIMNFGVMSTPAIAIDGKVISAGKVLKPEDIKKHLS
- a CDS encoding nitrophenyl compound nitroreductase subunit ArsF family protein; translated protein: MRKYLLLLVAFAFVFCPVLADAAAKADTKYIVYYFRTTGRCHSCIQMEKMTKETIEKDFAKEVKSGLVEFRSVDVETPQNKHYIKDYGLYTKSVIISEVKNGKETRWKNLDQIWKKLRNEYEFRLYISDELRQFMKGAK
- a CDS encoding aromatic aminobenezylarsenical efflux permease ArsG family transporter, producing the protein MTLLDIWAAMWLGILTSISPCPLATNIAAISYIGKDMTSHMKVFVSGIAYTTGRVFAYAAVGVMLSAGLSSVPDVANFLQRYMNAILGPMLFITGIFLFGFINISLPGINADRFKKLAGKGMVTGPFLLGIIFSLAFCPVSAALFFGSLIPLALSVKSPVMFPSLYGFGTGLPVILFAFLIAFGMHSLGSFFKGITRFEKWARYATGIIFVLVGGYYALIYTFKII
- a CDS encoding thioredoxin family protein; protein product: MKKIEIIGPGCPFCKTLYKRVEEVVMENGIEAQVEHIKDFSAFIKYFPRTPVLKMDGQVLHNGKILPDKAKIKNMLV
- a CDS encoding DNA-binding protein, producing MKKTVIALTVVSLLVLGISAEASAKTGYNWRGSGGWGTGTPYQSLFDPSKLETVKGVIESVEMINPMKGVHNAVALILKTDKESLTVHLGPDWYISRLDTKLNKGDTIEVKGAKAIYSGKTFIIASEIKKGDATLVLRNDNGIPVWAGWRKQ